One window from the genome of Bacillus weihaiensis encodes:
- a CDS encoding M20 metallopeptidase family protein gives MEIKNLELIKTLRHELHQHPELSNEEEWTKQHVMNFLASQTKLTLVDKGKWFYAIYHAGENRKNIAFRADFDALPIDETINLPYASQFPGVSHKCGHDGHTASLCGLALEVDQKGAKENVYFLFQHAEEIGEGAAECVTMLDEHGIDEIYAYHNMSDMEENAVYIIDGTAHFASKGMIITLEGEPAHASQPENGKNPAYAFAQIINSIGTFSAPENNKGDVVCTVIHVNIGEKAFGIAASKGELLLTLRALYENELQILQQNIKQLAERLAKAYGLKLMISYNDMFPETVNHKESSDKIRTVCMKKKIPLVEMKNAFKASEDFGHYVKKTKGAIFYIGNGIEYPQIHTKEYDFNDHILETSVEMFKGLLE, from the coding sequence GTGGAGATAAAAAACTTAGAATTAATAAAAACGTTACGCCATGAATTACATCAACACCCTGAGCTTTCAAATGAAGAAGAATGGACAAAACAGCATGTTATGAATTTTCTTGCTTCACAAACTAAACTCACTCTTGTTGATAAAGGGAAATGGTTCTATGCCATATACCATGCTGGTGAAAATCGGAAAAACATTGCCTTCCGTGCAGATTTTGATGCTTTGCCGATCGACGAAACGATAAATCTTCCTTATGCTTCACAGTTTCCTGGTGTTTCTCACAAATGTGGACACGATGGTCATACAGCTTCTCTTTGTGGACTTGCGCTTGAAGTAGATCAAAAAGGTGCTAAGGAAAATGTTTACTTTCTTTTTCAACACGCAGAAGAGATAGGAGAAGGAGCTGCAGAATGTGTAACGATGCTTGATGAACATGGAATAGATGAGATTTACGCTTATCATAACATGAGTGATATGGAAGAAAATGCTGTATATATAATAGATGGAACAGCGCATTTCGCTTCTAAAGGTATGATTATTACGCTAGAGGGAGAGCCAGCTCATGCCAGTCAGCCTGAAAATGGAAAAAATCCAGCCTATGCTTTTGCACAAATCATTAACTCAATCGGTACTTTCAGCGCACCTGAAAACAATAAGGGAGACGTTGTATGTACAGTCATCCATGTCAATATTGGTGAAAAGGCGTTCGGGATTGCAGCAAGTAAGGGAGAACTTCTTCTAACATTACGTGCATTATATGAGAACGAGCTACAAATCCTACAACAAAATATTAAACAGCTCGCTGAACGTCTAGCTAAAGCATATGGACTTAAGCTTATGATTTCTTATAACGATATGTTTCCTGAGACAGTAAATCATAAAGAAAGCTCTGATAAAATCAGAACAGTTTGCATGAAGAAAAAAATTCCTTTAGTTGAAATGAAGAATGCGTTTAAAGCTTCTGAGGATTTTGGGCATTATGTAAAGAAAACAAAGGGGGCTATTTTTTATATAGGGAACGGGATTGAGTACCCTCAAATTCACACAAAAGAATATGACTTTAATGATCATATCCTTGAGACTTCTGTTGAAATGTTTAAAGGACTCCTCGAATAA
- a CDS encoding cell wall hydrolase — MIKKLTIVLTFLVTLFMAVPSFAYTVQKGDTMSEIAAQNGLSLSELANANPQVKNVNLIYVGQEIHIAKKKNVKTTTVEKTKTESNTNISDSDFDLLARIVRAEAQSEPFEGKVAVADVVLNRVESPKFPNTIEKVIYQKGQFQPVSNGQIHKAADQESVKAVEAALTNMRHITKGSLFFYNPKIATSRWLDSRETTVVIGQHVFKY, encoded by the coding sequence ATGATAAAAAAACTAACGATTGTACTAACCTTCCTTGTTACTCTGTTTATGGCTGTTCCTTCCTTTGCGTATACGGTGCAAAAAGGAGATACGATGTCAGAAATTGCTGCACAAAATGGCTTATCATTATCTGAATTAGCAAACGCTAATCCTCAAGTGAAGAATGTAAACCTTATTTATGTGGGACAAGAAATACATATAGCGAAGAAAAAGAATGTAAAAACAACTACCGTTGAGAAAACAAAGACCGAATCAAATACAAATATTTCGGATTCAGATTTTGATTTATTAGCAAGAATTGTACGAGCTGAAGCGCAATCGGAGCCTTTTGAAGGGAAGGTTGCTGTTGCAGATGTTGTGTTAAACCGTGTAGAAAGTCCAAAATTTCCAAATACAATCGAAAAAGTAATTTATCAAAAAGGACAATTTCAACCTGTATCCAACGGACAAATTCATAAGGCTGCAGATCAAGAATCTGTTAAAGCTGTTGAAGCAGCGTTAACGAATATGAGACATATTACAAAAGGATCCCTTTTCTTTTATAATCCGAAAATTGCCACAAGTCGTTGGTTAGATTCAAGAGAAACAACGGTCGTCATTGGTCAGCATGTATTTAAGTATTAA
- a CDS encoding heavy metal translocating P-type ATPase, translating into MNQVLKETILPIKGMTCASCANQIEKGLKNVNGVQEVNVNFALEITTVTYDPSIANVQQVEGKIKELGYEVLSEKAELTIFGMTCAACSTRVEKGLNKLEGVTKASVNLTLETATVEYIPSQIGLKEMLQRVEKLGYKATLKQEKVGELESIKSKDLEKQKAKFILSLILTFPLLWAMVSHFSFTSFIYLPEMFMNPWVQLALATPVQFIVGRQFYIGAYKALRNKSANMDVLVALGTSAAYFYSLYLTIFSMDSKEQMVELYYETSAVLITLIILGKLFESRAKGRSSEAIKKLMGLQAKTATVIRNGDEQEILLEDVMVGDLLVVKPGEKIPVDGKILEGRTALDESMLTGESVPVDKTVGDNVIGATLNKNGFIKIQAIKVGRDTALSQIIKVVEEAQGSKAPIQRLADQISGIFVPIVVGIACLTFIIWILLVTPGDFAEALEKLIAVLVIACPCALGLATPTSIMAGSGRAAEIGVLFRGGEHLEGTHKVTTILLDKTGTVTNGTPVLTNIITLSHVDEKQFLKIVGSAEKQSEHPLAQSIVTGIKERGIKIGEAEEFEAIPGYGIVAKVHGQEIVAGTRNLMHQRKISIDQALPTMEQLEDEGKTAMLISINGENVGLIAVADTIKETSKSAIQRLKDMGLEVIMITGDNERTAKTIALEAGIDTVISEILPAGKADEIKKLQQSGKVVAMVGDGINDAPALAMADIGMAIGTGTDVAIEAADITLIRGDLNSIADAIIMSKKTMTNIKQNLFWAFAYNSLGIPIAALGFLAPWLAGAAMAFSSVSVVLNALRLQRIK; encoded by the coding sequence ATGAATCAAGTACTTAAAGAAACTATTCTTCCAATCAAAGGAATGACATGTGCCTCATGTGCAAATCAAATTGAAAAGGGATTAAAAAATGTAAATGGCGTACAGGAAGTAAATGTGAATTTTGCATTAGAGATAACAACGGTGACATATGACCCAAGTATCGCAAATGTACAGCAGGTTGAGGGAAAAATTAAAGAGTTAGGGTATGAGGTTTTAAGTGAAAAGGCTGAGCTTACTATTTTTGGTATGACCTGCGCAGCCTGTTCAACTCGTGTTGAAAAGGGATTAAATAAACTTGAAGGTGTAACCAAAGCCTCAGTAAACTTAACGTTAGAAACGGCAACAGTTGAGTACATCCCCTCACAAATAGGCTTGAAGGAGATGCTACAACGCGTTGAAAAACTAGGGTACAAAGCAACTCTTAAACAAGAAAAAGTAGGAGAGCTAGAATCCATTAAATCGAAAGATCTTGAGAAGCAGAAAGCTAAATTTATTTTATCTCTCATTCTTACGTTTCCACTACTATGGGCCATGGTCAGTCACTTTAGCTTTACTTCATTTATTTATTTACCCGAAATGTTTATGAACCCATGGGTACAGCTTGCACTTGCAACACCTGTTCAGTTTATAGTAGGAAGGCAATTTTATATAGGTGCATATAAAGCATTACGAAATAAAAGCGCTAATATGGATGTATTAGTTGCGTTAGGAACATCAGCAGCATATTTTTATAGCCTTTATTTAACGATTTTTTCTATGGATAGTAAAGAGCAAATGGTGGAGCTCTATTATGAAACAAGTGCTGTGTTAATTACCTTAATTATCTTAGGAAAACTATTTGAAAGTCGAGCAAAAGGTCGTTCCTCTGAAGCCATAAAAAAACTGATGGGATTACAGGCTAAAACAGCAACTGTTATACGTAACGGAGATGAACAGGAAATTCTTTTAGAAGATGTTATGGTTGGTGACCTTTTAGTTGTGAAGCCAGGTGAAAAGATACCTGTTGACGGAAAGATCTTAGAAGGTCGAACTGCACTAGATGAATCGATGTTAACAGGAGAAAGTGTCCCTGTTGATAAAACAGTGGGAGACAATGTCATTGGGGCAACTCTTAATAAAAATGGATTTATTAAGATTCAAGCTATAAAGGTCGGACGTGACACGGCTCTTTCACAAATTATAAAAGTAGTGGAAGAAGCTCAAGGATCTAAAGCACCCATTCAACGACTAGCGGACCAAATTTCTGGTATCTTTGTCCCAATCGTTGTAGGAATCGCATGTTTAACCTTTATCATATGGATATTACTTGTCACACCTGGAGACTTCGCGGAAGCTTTAGAGAAATTAATTGCTGTTCTCGTTATTGCTTGCCCTTGTGCATTAGGGCTAGCAACACCAACTTCCATTATGGCTGGCTCAGGTCGAGCTGCAGAGATTGGTGTGCTTTTCAGAGGTGGAGAACATCTTGAAGGAACGCATAAAGTTACTACCATACTATTAGATAAAACCGGCACGGTAACAAATGGAACGCCTGTATTAACAAATATCATAACCTTATCCCATGTTGACGAGAAACAATTTTTAAAAATCGTAGGATCAGCGGAAAAGCAATCGGAGCATCCACTTGCTCAAAGTATTGTTACAGGAATTAAAGAACGTGGTATTAAGATCGGTGAAGCCGAAGAATTCGAAGCTATTCCTGGTTATGGTATTGTCGCTAAGGTACATGGCCAAGAAATAGTAGCTGGCACGAGAAACTTAATGCACCAACGAAAGATTAGCATTGATCAGGCACTCCCTACAATGGAGCAGCTTGAAGATGAAGGAAAAACAGCGATGCTCATTAGCATTAATGGGGAAAATGTTGGTTTGATCGCTGTGGCAGATACAATCAAAGAAACCTCAAAATCTGCCATTCAACGTTTAAAGGATATGGGCCTAGAGGTAATAATGATCACTGGTGACAATGAACGAACGGCAAAAACAATCGCACTTGAAGCAGGGATTGATACTGTTATCTCAGAAATTCTGCCAGCAGGAAAAGCAGATGAGATCAAAAAACTACAGCAATCCGGTAAAGTGGTTGCTATGGTTGGTGACGGGATAAATGATGCACCTGCATTAGCAATGGCTGACATTGGAATGGCAATTGGCACAGGAACAGACGTTGCAATTGAAGCAGCAGATATTACCTTAATTCGAGGAGATCTAAACAGTATTGCTGATGCTATTATCATGAGCAAAAAAACAATGACAAACATAAAACAAAATCTATTTTGGGCTTTTGCCTACAACTCACTAGGCATCCCAATTGCAGCATTAGGATTTTTAGCACCTTGGTTAGCGGGAGCAGCCATGGCCTTTAGCTCCGTATCTGTTGTCTTAAATGCTCTACGTTTACAAAGAATCAAATGA
- a CDS encoding spore germination protein, whose protein sequence is MACIIGKVIIKEVSGGVINFGDVHTISPKELSKSISGAGGGGIGDGQFITNGSSVTNGTEPTVVDQNVIEV, encoded by the coding sequence ATGGCGTGTATTATTGGAAAAGTGATTATTAAAGAAGTCAGTGGAGGGGTTATTAATTTTGGCGATGTTCATACCATCTCACCGAAAGAACTAAGTAAATCCATTTCAGGAGCAGGTGGTGGAGGGATTGGTGATGGTCAATTTATTACGAACGGAAGTAGTGTAACAAATGGAACAGAACCGACCGTTGTTGATCAAAATGTGATCGAGGTATGA
- a CDS encoding class D sortase, whose protein sequence is MGSRRKRGSKRPTRLLLLSLSIVFILFGIWFSSTNAYTFLKGYLLFKVKQTEVEEWQGVPLEKPPELKEKEQGSLYNKRPELGENIGELFIPKLKASLPIFHGTNEEELAKGVGHYAGSVLPGENDNSVLSGHRDTVFRNLGEVGKGDLLIVKTEAGEFTYKVKKVRIVDSDDRTVIVPKPKATLTVSTCYPFDFIGASPERYILIADLVSSSNE, encoded by the coding sequence ATGGGATCTCGTCGAAAGAGAGGGAGCAAACGTCCTACACGTTTGCTTCTTCTTTCTTTATCAATTGTCTTTATCTTATTCGGTATATGGTTTAGCAGTACAAATGCTTATACATTTCTAAAAGGCTATCTCCTTTTCAAAGTGAAGCAAACAGAAGTTGAGGAATGGCAAGGAGTTCCCTTAGAAAAACCACCTGAACTGAAAGAAAAAGAACAAGGGAGTTTATACAACAAACGTCCAGAACTAGGTGAGAATATCGGTGAGCTTTTTATTCCAAAACTTAAGGCAAGCCTACCGATCTTTCACGGCACAAATGAAGAAGAACTAGCGAAGGGTGTTGGACATTACGCCGGAAGTGTTTTACCTGGTGAAAACGATAATTCCGTTCTATCAGGTCACCGCGACACTGTCTTTCGCAATCTAGGTGAAGTGGGCAAAGGTGACCTTCTAATTGTCAAAACAGAGGCTGGTGAATTTACGTACAAAGTAAAAAAGGTTCGAATTGTCGACAGTGATGATCGCACAGTCATTGTCCCTAAACCAAAAGCTACTTTAACTGTTTCTACATGTTACCCTTTTGATTTTATAGGCGCATCACCCGAACGATATATTCTCATTGCTGATTTAGTCTCTTCCTCAAATGAATGA
- a CDS encoding Bcr/CflA family multidrug efflux MFS transporter, whose protein sequence is MNQLTGKKRLQLGLLLGTLGLLGPFTIDMYLPSFPTIVEDYHTNASLVQISLTTCLLGLGIGQLIIGPMSDVQGRRKPLLTFLILYLLASITCAIAPNIYTFIASRFIQGFAAAGGIVISRAVVRDVYSGKELTKFFALLMLVGNLGPIVAPLVGGGILAFTSWSGVFLVLSIVGLSLFLLVFWRLEETLPQDKRIPSNFKQVLSNFGTLIKDRQFAGYALTQGFMIAGIFAYVSGIPFVYQNIYGVSPQAFSFLFGVNGLALIIGTQSVGRLNDYIPEKTFLKIGLILSNSAGIVLLISLLFHAPLLAVAIPIFFLVASIGMISTTSFALAIETQGHIAGSASALLGLLPFVLGSLTAPLVGIAGEDNAIPMGIVIFSASFLAFLSYFLLARKTETTIPQTN, encoded by the coding sequence TTGAATCAATTAACCGGAAAAAAACGTTTGCAGTTAGGGTTGCTTCTAGGGACATTAGGTCTTTTAGGACCTTTTACCATTGATATGTACTTACCTTCTTTTCCAACGATTGTAGAGGATTATCACACAAATGCTTCACTTGTCCAAATAAGTTTAACCACATGTTTATTAGGATTAGGGATAGGTCAATTAATTATTGGACCTATGAGCGATGTTCAAGGGCGGAGAAAACCTCTTTTAACCTTTTTAATTTTATACTTACTTGCATCCATCACATGTGCTATTGCTCCGAACATTTATACATTTATAGCTTCACGCTTCATTCAAGGGTTCGCAGCTGCAGGAGGAATTGTCATCTCACGCGCTGTGGTTCGAGATGTTTATAGCGGAAAAGAACTAACAAAATTTTTCGCTTTATTAATGCTCGTTGGGAACCTTGGCCCCATTGTTGCCCCATTAGTGGGAGGGGGGATTTTAGCATTTACAAGCTGGTCAGGCGTTTTTCTGGTCCTGTCGATTGTTGGCTTATCATTATTTCTTTTAGTATTTTGGAGACTAGAGGAAACACTACCACAGGATAAACGGATTCCAAGTAATTTCAAACAAGTTCTAAGTAATTTCGGTACTCTAATTAAAGATCGACAATTTGCGGGTTATGCACTCACACAAGGATTTATGATAGCTGGTATCTTTGCCTATGTATCTGGTATTCCATTCGTCTATCAAAATATCTACGGAGTATCACCACAGGCGTTTAGCTTCTTATTTGGCGTTAATGGGCTTGCACTAATTATCGGTACACAATCAGTCGGCCGACTAAATGATTATATCCCTGAAAAAACGTTTCTAAAGATTGGATTGATTCTTTCAAATTCTGCGGGCATTGTCTTACTCATTTCCCTTTTATTTCATGCACCTTTGCTAGCCGTAGCAATACCTATTTTCTTTCTAGTAGCTTCTATAGGTATGATCTCAACAACTTCGTTTGCCTTAGCGATTGAAACACAAGGACATATCGCAGGAAGTGCATCTGCCTTATTAGGGCTATTACCATTCGTTTTAGGTTCCCTAACAGCTCCACTAGTTGGGATTGCAGGGGAAGATAATGCCATTCCAATGGGAATTGTTATATTCTCTGCTAGCTTTTTAGCGTTTTTGTCCTATTTTCTACTAGCACGAAAAACAGAAACGACTATACCCCAAACAAATTAG
- a CDS encoding HD-GYP domain-containing protein, giving the protein MNGNEFISFDLVGSELQEDIYSEQGILLLKKGITLNENHILLLHKYKFGEKILIKQEKKKEEPVTAEQYRDMITIIKETFQQIIAKEKVNFDNILPPFYQLVTTALQDLEIMKVIQQTGPKENYLYQHSLNVGILSAMIGKILGYAKKDCLLLAEMGLFHDLGMIHYKDIVEKNEKLTEQEYQSVKDHTKLGYLLLRSQNELDNLVAEAALLHHERINGAGYPRGKKLDEVSLYIQIISVADCFNAMCNNPYMNQKEDFECMYELINEAEGNSLNPAVVIPFIRFLMRQQLHKQVTLSDSSLATIVFIHENEPHQPLVQIGDEDYIDLRKQSTLKIVNIEEEVATTT; this is encoded by the coding sequence ATGAATGGAAACGAATTTATTTCATTTGATTTAGTGGGCAGTGAATTACAGGAAGATATTTATTCTGAACAAGGTATTTTACTATTAAAAAAAGGAATTACCTTGAATGAAAACCACATTTTATTACTACATAAATACAAGTTTGGTGAAAAGATCCTTATTAAACAGGAGAAAAAGAAAGAAGAGCCTGTTACAGCTGAACAATATCGGGATATGATTACAATAATTAAAGAGACTTTCCAACAAATCATTGCAAAGGAAAAGGTGAACTTTGACAATATCTTACCACCATTTTATCAATTGGTTACTACAGCGTTACAAGATTTAGAAATTATGAAGGTGATTCAACAAACAGGACCAAAGGAAAATTACCTTTATCAGCATAGTCTAAATGTTGGGATACTTTCTGCTATGATTGGAAAAATACTAGGGTATGCAAAAAAAGATTGTTTATTACTTGCAGAAATGGGACTATTTCACGACTTAGGTATGATTCATTATAAAGACATTGTCGAAAAAAACGAAAAGTTAACTGAACAAGAATATCAGTCTGTAAAAGATCATACAAAGCTTGGCTACTTATTATTAAGAAGTCAGAATGAGCTTGATAATCTTGTTGCTGAGGCAGCACTTCTTCATCATGAAAGAATTAACGGAGCAGGCTATCCACGTGGCAAAAAGCTCGACGAAGTTTCTTTATACATTCAAATCATTTCTGTAGCGGATTGTTTTAATGCAATGTGTAATAACCCCTATATGAATCAAAAAGAAGATTTTGAGTGCATGTACGAACTAATTAATGAGGCGGAAGGGAATTCATTAAACCCTGCCGTTGTGATCCCATTTATTCGCTTCTTAATGAGACAACAACTACATAAACAAGTGACATTAAGTGACAGTTCTCTGGCAACTATTGTGTTCATTCATGAAAATGAACCACACCAACCTTTAGTTCAAATAGGTGACGAAGATTATATTGATTTACGTAAACAGAGTACGCTTAAAATCGTAAACATCGAAGAAGAGGTAGCTACTACAACCTAA
- a CDS encoding processed acidic surface protein → MKKSILTGILVFVLSLTALPGFSFAVEQNDPNLDKFLASINWEKQAYIDYLSSKEWTLEDFDSIDQLGTPLTEEAVQSVLAEYNLSREELNELLIENGDIEIGEDVLDGTYLIFSEELIDSIDFYIGTPINDTNLQELLDYYEFDTVDQLEAFLNSYDDSIENYEFIEDLDLALDFYMNVGEIDFEEIYDLFDQIGLTEQEIEAIFTHLETLDFEDPASLDKLLELSERMIQFEEFESAEELTAEQIAELLDIFDDLLDLLHLDTKYYLVKDGEKKPITFDTLLTMDTTNGYDLLIELYSTSGQFLADILFTAEMVGSDIIQETGRDIIEAKEIVTTKPVVTKEHIQTVKGGKLPKTASNYPLNTLIGIGFVMGGFLLFRKFKVRGTN, encoded by the coding sequence ATGAAAAAATCAATTCTCACAGGAATTCTAGTTTTTGTTTTGAGTTTGACAGCTTTACCGGGCTTTAGTTTTGCCGTTGAACAGAATGATCCTAATCTTGACAAATTTTTAGCCTCGATTAATTGGGAAAAACAAGCCTATATTGATTATCTTTCTAGTAAGGAGTGGACTTTAGAAGATTTTGATTCTATCGACCAATTAGGTACACCACTTACAGAAGAAGCGGTTCAATCAGTCCTCGCTGAGTATAACTTATCACGTGAAGAATTAAATGAGCTTCTTATCGAAAATGGAGATATTGAAATAGGAGAAGATGTATTAGACGGAACATATCTTATATTTTCTGAAGAATTGATTGATAGTATTGATTTTTACATTGGGACGCCAATAAATGATACAAATTTACAAGAACTACTTGACTACTATGAGTTTGATACAGTTGATCAGCTAGAAGCCTTTTTAAACTCTTATGATGATTCAATCGAAAACTACGAGTTTATTGAAGACCTTGATTTAGCGCTTGACTTTTACATGAATGTTGGCGAGATAGATTTTGAAGAAATATATGACCTATTCGATCAAATTGGCCTTACAGAGCAGGAAATAGAAGCCATCTTTACTCACTTAGAAACTCTTGATTTCGAAGATCCAGCCTCTCTAGATAAATTATTAGAATTAAGTGAGCGAATGATTCAATTTGAAGAATTTGAAAGCGCAGAAGAGTTAACTGCTGAACAAATTGCTGAACTCTTGGATATTTTCGATGACCTACTAGATTTATTACATTTAGACACGAAATACTATCTTGTAAAAGATGGTGAAAAGAAGCCTATTACATTCGATACACTCTTAACGATGGATACGACAAATGGCTACGATCTTCTTATTGAATTATATTCAACAAGTGGTCAATTTCTAGCAGATATTTTATTCACAGCAGAAATGGTAGGCTCTGACATTATCCAAGAAACGGGTAGAGATATTATAGAGGCAAAGGAAATTGTAACGACGAAGCCAGTTGTAACAAAGGAGCACATCCAAACCGTTAAAGGTGGGAAACTCCCTAAAACAGCTTCCAACTACCCTTTGAATACTCTAATAGGTATTGGATTTGTAATGGGAGGATTCCTTCTATTCCGAAAATTCAAAGTAAGAGGCACTAACTAA
- a CDS encoding YdbC family protein, translated as MANIKYEIVRHIGTLSEGSKGWRKEVNLISWNDREPKFDIRDWDVTHEKMGKGITFSKEEMVELKKLLHHIDVS; from the coding sequence ATGGCAAATATTAAATATGAAATCGTCAGGCACATTGGTACTCTGTCTGAAGGCTCAAAAGGATGGAGAAAGGAAGTTAACTTAATCAGCTGGAATGACCGCGAACCAAAATTTGATATTCGTGATTGGGATGTAACTCATGAAAAAATGGGGAAGGGGATTACTTTTTCTAAGGAAGAAATGGTAGAACTAAAAAAATTATTACATCATATAGATGTTTCTTGA